The sequence below is a genomic window from Paenibacillus sp. DCT19.
CTCCAACGAAGACTTTGATTCATATTGCTTATCTATGTTCTACGGCTTGCCCACTTAATTTTGCGTGCCACTTCTACACGTTGTACTTGAAGTAGACCGATGCGTGCTTCAAATTTCTCACGTTCGTCCTTCGAATGTGCAGCATGCAATTGGTTACATAGCCCTGTTAACTTGCTGTTAATATGATCCAGCCTTGTCCAAAGCTCTTCTTCAGGTGATCGTTGTTGTTGCTGCTCCCCGCCGGCTGAAATACTTTGAGCTGGTGGATCAGGGACTGCTGCCACTCTTGATCCTGAATTTGGATGGCAAAATGCAAAAGATCCAGATAGTCGTCAATTTGCAACGATACGCCGCAATCAGGTTTCGTATTCATTCGTCGTCTCTCCTTATTTCAGTGCTGGGCTGGAATCAGTTACTTCTATTTTACAGGATAGACCCCATTTAGGCGAGAGGTGAAAGCGCTAAATTTGGTTTTTTTTTATTTTTTCCACATATAGAAGCTTTCGATTGTCTTATAGACAGAATGGATTGGAGTTTTCTACACTTGAAAACCGTTCCATGATAAAATGACACCTAATCTATAATGTGCACTTATCGGGTTGGAATAGTTGTTATTTAATCATGAAGGGAAGGTTACCGATGACAGAACATTATCGCCTAGCCACACTGGAAGACGCTGAATCGCTGCTTGCCGTTACTTTGGATGCATACGAGACCATTCGTGCGCTAAATATTCCTTTTCCTGCAGGACATGCCACATTGGAGGTTATTCAGAATAACGTAACTCAGCATGAGTGCTATGTGCTTGAGGAAGATGGGCAGATCATTGCTACTGTAACCTTAGATCGTGCACAAGATGTGAGGCGACAGGCCATCAGCTCCTATCCCTTTATTCGGTGGTTCGCTGTGAGTCCTAACCATAAAGGGAAAGGTTATGGTTCGAGATTGCTGGACTGGGTTGAAAAAGAGGTCATTCTGAACAAACTGGATGCACCCGCTGTTTATTTGGCAACGGCGACTCGGCATCCTTGGCTGGCTCCAATGTATGAACGTAAAGGCTACACTCCGTTCCATACCCAAGTCGTGCAGACTCCGGATGCTTCAGAAGAAATTGTATTTATGATCAAAGTGTTAGATCCCAAACGTTATCATGCCCAATCTGTACAAACAGGCTAGCTCTTAGGTTTTATTCTCATAATCTAATATCCGTATACGGATATAACTCAAAAACCCGCTTAAAGGAAGAAGCTTTCCTTAAGCGGGTTTTCTTACTTTCATCCACTAGTGTCCATTGATCAATCATTATTGCTTCGTGATTGTCTGGTCAGAAACAGCATAATAAATGAAATCACGACAATCGTACATGTCCAAGCCCAAGCCATCGTCTGGTTCCCGGAATCCACTGCAACATAGATTGCCGTAGGCACCGTTTGCGTTTTGCCTGGAATATTACCTGCAATCATCAATGTAGCGCCGAATTCACCGAGAGCTCGAGCGAAACCCAGTATAAATGCGGTCATCAATGCTCTGCCAGCCAACGGCAGGGAAATGTACCAGAATACTTGCCATTCATTCGCACCAATGGATCGACCTGCGGCTTCCAGATCCCGATCTATTCCAGAGAATCCTGATTTCATCGTTTGGTAGACCAGCGGAAAAGCCACCACAACAGCGGCGATTACCGCAGCCCACCAAGAAAAGATCACTGGTGCGGAGAAGATGGCTTCAATCCATTGACCAAGCAGACTTTTACGTCCTAACAGCACAAGCAGCAGGAATCCAACGACCGTTGGAGGTAACACAAGCGGAAGCATAAAGAACGTTTCTAGAAATATTTTCCCCCGAAACGACGCTCGCGACATCTTCCAGGCTACAGCAATCCCCAGCACGGCAGCAATAACACTGGATAGAAGTGCGACCTGAAGGGATAGTCGAACCGGTGACCAAAATACGGACCAATCTATGGCGTTAACATTCATTCCGGAATGGAGAACCCGTATTTGGCGAACACGTCCAGTACCTCAGGTGATTGCAAATACGTATAGAATTGTTCCGCTTCTGTCCGGTGCTTCGTTCCTTCAATGATCCCTACTGGATAATTGGCTGGTGTATAGCTAGTTTTATCTACTTCAAACGCAATTTTAACCTGATCGGAGGTCAACGCATCTGTTTTATATACAAAGCCAGCATCTGCATTTCCTGTCTCCACATACTGTAATACCTGTCTTACATCCTTGCCCTGTACAAGCTTGCTCTCCAGTTGATCCCATAGCTTCGCATTGGTTAATGCTTCCTTCGCATATGTTCCCGCAGGTACACTTTCTGGGATACCGATCGCAATGGTTTTAATCGTATCTGAGGTAAGATCACTCTCAGTGCTTACTTCATCCGCACGATCAGCAGAGACAACAGCCACCAATGAGTTTTGAAGTAAATTTTGCTGATCTGCTTCAGCGATCAAATTCTCTTCCACAAGAGCATTCATGTTTTTGCTTGCAGCGGAGACAAAAATATCAGATGGTGCCCCTTGCTCGATCTGTTGCTGTAATGCGCCCGAAGCACCGAAGTTAAAGTTAAGGTTAATGTTAGGGTTAGCCGCTTCAAAGTTGGTCTCAATTTCTTTCATCGCATCTGTCAGACTTGCAGCAGCCGAGATAGTCAGATCCACCGTTTCCTGAGGATCCACATTCTCTGTTGCACTGCTCTCTCCTGATGTTGCTGTATTAGAAGCTGTCGAATCCGTTGCAGAGGATGTATCCGGGGTATCTGTGCTTGCTCCGCATCCGCTCAACACAAGAGCTAGTCCAAGTGACATACTTCCTAGTACATATCCGATTCTCTTTCTCATTCGTTCTCCCCCAATGTTATGTTTCGTTATAATTAGTTATAATTAACTATAATTAATTATACACAAGACGAATAAAATGGAAAGGTGACATAGATCACATTCTATTTTTAATGACGTTTAGATCGGATGATTGCACGCTCTCTGGTTTATGGTTCCCCTCAATTAATGGTATAGTACAAGAGATATCAATGAAGAAGAATGATTCGATACCTTAGATGAAGATGAATTAATTTCTCTTCGTACATCTGTACATTTCTCTATCTAAAATGACTTCATAAAGCTCTGCCATCGAAGTGGCGAGTGTCCTATGTTTTAATTCATTTTTATATACCTTGAAGGAGGATCTTCACTAATGACGGAGGAGCAATCCTATACAACCGAAGAAATATCGAAGCTACTCAAAATATCCAAACTTACGGTCTATGACCTGATCAAAAAAGGTGACCTCGTTGCTTACCGTGTAGGTAAACAGATGAGAGTTGACGCCACCGATCTGGAGGCATACAAGCATCGCTCCAAACAGCTCCAATCCGGCGTGAATCGAACTGCTTCCGCGGATTCAGCTGCTCGTTCTCAAGATTCTAGCGAAAAGGGTAAGGATTCAATAAACATGGACTCGACCCTACATCCGGTGCACGCACCCAGTTCTTCATCTACTGTAACTGCGTATCCTCCTGTAAACGCTCAGCAGAACCACCTGTCCGCCCGCCACCTCGTCATTACAGGTCAGGATGTCAGTCTAGATATTCTCATGCGCCATATGGAGAAACAAACGCAGAATATCCGTCCACTCCGCTCATTCATGGGTAGTCTGGACGGATTAATCTCGATGTATCGGGGCGAGTCTGATCTTGTCAGCACTCACTTACTTGATGGAGATACAGGAGAATACAACTTGCCGTATATTCGCAAAATTTTGATTGGCTGGTCTTACGTGGTGGTGAACCTTCTGTCACGCCCAGCTGGACTCTATGTGCCGCGGGGTAATCCACGTGGCCTCAAGGATTGGAGTGACCTGAACCAGCCTGGTCTCCGATTGGCTAATCGCGAGAAGGGTTCAGGCGCAAGGGTTTTGCTAGATGAACAGCTTCGGCTCCACGGTATCTCTCCCTCCCAATTGACAGGATACGATATAGAGGAAACCAGTCATATGGGCGTCGCCGCGAAAGTCAGCACAGGTGAAGCTGATATAGGCGTGGGTATTGAGAAGGCGGTTCGGCTCATTGGCCAGGTTGATTTTATCCCCCTTGTGCAGGAGCAATACGATCTAGTTATGCTTAGAAAACAAGGAAATGAAGCGTGGGTAGACTCGGTGCTACGCATCCTGCAATCCTCAGAATTCAGACAGGAGCTGCAAACGTTTGAGGGTTATGATGTTTCACGTACAGGGGAAATTTTATACGAAGTGTAGTATCTAGACTGGGCGTAATGCTTACATGATCATGTAGCATGATCATGTACAACTTAACTAAACTGTGCGTGATGTTCATATCTCGCTTGTGATATAAATAATTAAAATTAAAATGCCGCTGCAATCCATGCAGCGGCATTTGTCCGTTCTAAGCATCAGCGCCAAAATACACCTGCTTCATCTCGTTCCACCTGTTCAAGTAAATCTTCGAAATGCTGGCAAGGTTCTATTGCATCCACCGTATTCCAGCGATCATGTTCATCTTTGGCGAATACCTTCCAGCGATGTTCATCCCACTCGAATCTGGCAATATCCAGCTTGTCCCATCGGTAACGCTCCTCGGCTGGTCTTTCCTCGGTCAGAATCAGCTCGTTCTGATGCACACGATAGGTCAACTTCACCATGGTTCGCAGCGGTGCAGGTACTTTCTCGTGGATATACCCGTTCAGCACAGACTCAATTCGCCAAACGGTAAAGGAGTCTAGCATGATGTGACCTCCCTATCTAATCTTGGTACAGACAACCGGACTTCTGAACACGCTATTTAACACACATGGGTATTCGTTACCAGTTAATACACATGAGTATCCGTTACCAGCTTGACTTCGTCACGCCTGGAATCTGTCCTTTGTGAGCCAGCTCACGGAAGACAATCCGTGATACTTTGAATTTGCGTAGGTATCCTCTTGGACGACCTGTAACCTCACAGCGATTTTTCAATCGAGTAGGAGAGGCATTGCGTGGTAGTTTCTGCAACGCTTCGTAGTCTCCTTTTTCTTTGAGCTCACGGCGCAGCTCTGCATAGCGAGCCACAATTGCTTGTCGTTTTTTCTCACGAACAACTTTAGATTTTTTGGCCATATTTACATCTCCTTATCGTTCTGGTATATGTCTCTTAAACGACTGCGTCTACAGGCCACGGCAGTGGATTGTCAAACCCAGCCCAATTGGATTGCATCTCATCATCACTGAGTAAGCACTGATCCAGTTCTTCCTCTATGATGGCGGGGTCCATCTCAATCCCGATCATAACTAGCTCGGTCTGGCGATCCCCCACTGGGCATCCCACTTCGCTCGAACCTCAGGCTCACTCTGCCATATTTCTTCCCGCTCCGCTTCCGGCAACGCCGCTACCCAGTGTCCCGCAGGCCCAAACTGAATCGATGGCCCTGCTTGGCTAAGACTGGCTGCCACATCTCCTTCAGCTGCGAGCCAGACCAATCCTTTTGCACGTACAACTTCTTCTGGCCAATAACTCATAAATTCCGCCAGACGGGAAGGATGGAATGGTTTTCTGCGGCGATACACGAAGGAGCCTATGCCATATTCCTCTGTCTCGGGAGTATGTGTTTCTTTCTCCAGTTCCTGAATCCATCCGGCAGACATACTCACTTGTTCTAAGTCGAAGCGGCCTGTGTTCAGAATTTCGGACGGGTTCACTTGACCATTCACTGTACGGATGATTTTGGCATGAGGCTGAAGCTTGCGAATGATACCTTCAAGTTTATTCAACTCCACCTCATCGACCAGATCACATTTGTTCAGCAGCAACACGTCGCATGTCTCAATTTGGTCAATCAACAAGTCTACAACATCCCGTGTATCGTCATCCCCGGTAGCCTGATTCCGATCCAGAAGACTCTGTCCTGAGGCAAAATCATGCCAAAACCGATTAGCATCGACCACGGTAACTAAGCAATCCAGTTTAGCTAGACGGGTCAGATCAATACCCGATTCTTCATCGGCGTATGTGAAGGTCTGTGCAACCGGAACGGGTTCACTAATACCTGTCGATTCAATCAGAATGTAATCGAACCTGCCTTCGTGCACCAGCTTCTCAATCTCCTGCATCAGATCATCCCGCAAGGTGCAGCAGATACAGCCGTTAGATAGCTCCACCAGCTTCTCTTCCGTCCGCGAGAGTGTTGCTTCGCCTCGAACTAATGCGGCATCAATGTTGACTTCACTCATGTCGTTAACAATCACGGCAACCTTCAAGCCTTGCCGATTGTGTAGGACATGATTCAGCACCGTTGTTTTACCTGAACCGAGGTAACCGCTGAGTACAGTTACCGGCACTTGCTTTTGTGTCATGTGTATCTACTCCTTATAGGTACAGTTCATTTGGATGAACCTTAATAGTAATTATTACGATTAACAAGAAAGACTATAATCCTGTTCGTCGCTGTTGTCAAATTATTTTTCACAACATGACCTTAATCTTGAAGGCAAAAAAAGGCTTATGCCCTGTTCTCCTGCGGTTTCTACCCTGATGATAGATCGAGGAAATTTCAGTTCATAAGCCTTCTCTACAAAATATAAACAATCACATACTCACTCTGCTGCTCAGTTCGCCACCACAGACCTGTCGCTATTGCCCGCTTCCATTCGCTGACGGAATAGTACGACCAGAACCAAGGCCACCACGGAGAACAGTGTACAGATCATAAACATCACCGAATACGAGCTCACTTGCACAATGATACCCATGGCGAGTCCACCGAGGGAGAAGCCCAGATCATACGAGGACATGAAGATACCCATGAGCACATATCTGGAATCCGCAGGCAGCACGAAAGAGAGATACGTCGTCAGTGTTGGATACAGCAAAGCTACGGCAAAACCGCTAAACACTGCCGAGAGATATACGAGTGGTCCGATCGTCTCCAGCAGGCTGAGCAACTGCGTTCCCAGTGCTGCACTTAGCAGTAATCCTGCCATCAGCCAGGTACTCCAGCTCCCGTCCGACGGGATTTTTTTGCGCAGGATGAATCGGCACAGAATAACCACCAAGCCTTGAATCGTTAGAAACAGCCCCGCACTCGCTGCCCCCGTGGACACCATATACAAGGGAAGAAACGTCGCCGTTGCTCCAAACACACATGAAGCAAAGAGCATCACGATACTGCTAATTAACAGGGGTGTACTACGCCAGATGCCGCTGAATGAACGTAGCATATCGCCCAAAGTGTACGATTTGTTCTGTACTGTACTTTGGGGCAGATCTACAGAGTAACCAATCAATAAGGGAAGTACCGCGAGCCCCAAGATCAGCACAGTGAACCACAGGTCATTGGCATTCTCCCAGATCTGAATGGCAAGGATCGGAATCACCAGCGTGGGAACCATCGTAAATAGCGTGTACATGGACAAACCTTGTGCACGGTCTTTATCCTCAAGCTTTTCCACAATCCCCGCTTGCATCGTCATTGAGAAAAACGCTGTTGCTACACCCTGCAATGCCCGCAGCCACAGATATGCCTCCACACCAAACACAACAAATAGCAGCAGCGTTCCCGCATGCAGAAGCAGTAACCCCTTCATGACACGAAGCGGCCCATACTTGCCCAGCAGTTGCGCTGCAAAAGGTCTTAAGAGCATACACGTGAACATGTATGCCCCCATCATGAGGCCAATCTCTGCCTGATTTAACCCTGCTGCCTCGCTCCGCAAAGGTAGAATAATCGTCAGCGCAGCATTGGCTGCAAAAAATAAAAAGGCCAGCATATAAAACCGAAAGAAAGATAAGGATGCCGGGTTTAATTTTTCATGGGATGTCACCGTTTCAGAATCCTTCAAAGCATCGTACCTACTTTCTCTGGAAATCAGCTCACAGATGTACCTGTGACCGCATTACGCCGTTCATAGGCAAAAACGATCATCACCGCTCCCAGAATAGCACAGATCATGTACATCATTGAATAGGAAAATAAGTCAGCCAGTGGCCCCATGATCACACCGCCGAGAGAAATACCCAAATCTGCTGTCGCAATAAACAAGCCGATCAATACATTGCGGTTCAACTGAGGTAATACAAATGACAGATAGGTCGTTAATGTCGGATACAGAATCGCTTGAGCAATGCCCATCAGAATCGCACCGACATAGAAGAGAAGAATACCGCCTGTGATCGACAAGCTCACGCAGAGCGCCGCTACGGCGAGTAGAAACATCGTGCCCATTATAAAAGGTGCGTGCCATCTGCCATCGGAAGGAATTCGTTTCCTAAGCACAATTCGTGCAAGCACCACCGTCCCCGCTTGAAGCATCAGATAGATGCCGGCATTGCCGCTTGGAATCTGACTCGCATACAGCGGAATAAACGTTGTAATCGCCCCAAATACAATGGATGCACTGAGCATCAATACGCTGCAACGAAACAAATGTGAATTCTTCACCAACTGTCCAAAGGACTCCCACATACTGACAGACTGATCCTGTGCATTCCCTTCAGGCTGAGCTTTATTCTTTTCTATCTTGGCGGTATAACCGAAGACTCCCGTACAGATGGCAATTCCGATTAACACAACCGTGAAATAATCCATACCGCCAGCCTGCCAAATCCCTAATGCGAGCACTGGCCCCACAATGCCCGGGATGTAACTAAACAACGAATAATACGAAATGCCCTGTGATCGGTCTTTCTCCGGGAGTGCATCGATAATGCCAATCTGTAGAGCCATGCTAAAGAACGCGGTAGATATCCCCTGCAAAATTCGGGCTAATAGATATCCACCCAGACCCGTAAACGTATATAAAACGAGGGCCAATCCGTTAATAATCAGAATAAGACGTAAAATGTTGATTGGCCCATGCTTTTGAATAATCTTTCCAGCCCATGGTCTAAAAAACATCGTCGTAAACATGTACGCACCCATGATTAACCCAATGGTCGTGCTGCTAGCTCCTAGGAATTCTCCCTGTAGAGGGATAATCACATTAAGAATAGCATTGGCACTGAAATAGAGAAGCACCAATATGTACAAACGCAAAAAAGGCCACGACATTGCTCCGCTCACAACGGGATAACCCCCTAAAATGTAATAAGATGTTTCAATAATTTCTTCGCATAATCAGACTGAACATCTTTCAATTGCTCGGTAGGAATGATCTCTTCGATCTGGCCTGCCCTGAAAATAATCACCCGGTCACAGATATAGGCGGCGGCCTGAATATCGTGAGTAATGAAGACATAACTCATCTGGTAGATGTCTTTCAGTTCCTTCAGTAGTTGAAGCACCTGGATCTGAACCGACACATCCAGAGAACTGATCGCTTCATCCAATACAATGCATCTTGAAGATGTAGAGATCGCTCTGGCGATACAGACGCGTTGTGCCTCTCCGCCGGATAGCTCATGTGGATATTTGGAACGGTAAGTGGAGTCTAATCCAACCTGAGTCAACAACAGATCTACCTTTCCTGCTATATCCTGCCCACTCTTCTTCAGCGCTTGAATCGGCTCCATAATGGCATCCTCTACCGTAAGAAACGGATTCATGGAGGACGTATAATTCTGAAACACAGCGCTGATATTGCCGATCCGGACGCGCCGATCACACACATTCCTTCCTTCAAACTGGATCAGGCCACGATCCGGTCTTTCAATGCCCAGAATCAATCGTCCCAAGGTAGACTTGCCACTTCCACTCTCACCGATAATGCCCAGACATTCGCCCTGCTTGCACTCAAAGGTAACGTTGCTCAGAATCTGCTGGCGTTGTTTTGAGAACAGCCCACCTTGGTTATATGATTTTCCAACTCCATCCACCTTCAGCATCTATGAGCCCTCCTGCATCAATGTCTTGAAATGATTGCTCAGCTCCAACCGGGTAGATACCAGATACTGCGTATAGGCATGTGCGGGCTCCGTTAATACAGACTGCATGCTGCCCCGCTCCACGATCATTCCATCCTTCATAACGATCACATCATCCGCAATTTTCTTAACAACACCGAGGTCATGGGAGATAAATATCATGGAACAGCCGATGCGTTGACGCAATTGAATTAATTGTTCCACCACTTCGTATTGGGAAATTGTATCCAGTGCCGTGGTTGGCTCGTCCGCAATAATGAGAGCTGGTTCGAGCACCAGTGCCAGTGCAATCATGATTCGCTGCAGCATTCCGCCAGACAACTGATACGGATACTGATTCAGGATCTCAGGAGGGTTCTTCAGCATGACACTTTCCATCGCATGGCAGATTCGGCGCTCGATCTCACGGGCATTCCAATCAAAATGCTGCTGCAGTGTCTCCCGAATATGGACGCCAATCACACAGGAAGGGTCGAATGCACTCATGCCATTTTGCAAAATCATACATAGCTGCTTGCCTCTCTTGCGCCGCATCTCTTGTTCTGTCAACACGTTTAGATCCTCACCCTGAAACAGCATCGTTCCAGATTGACGGATCCACGGCTTGTTCAGCCGCATCAGCGCCCTACATGTGACCGATTTACCGCTACCACTTTCGCCGACAATCGCCATGCAGCTTCCCTGCCTGACTTGGAATGAACTGTCATGAATAATAATTTTTCCTGTATTGGTGTCCCATACTTTCAGATGTTTAACCTCGACTATATTCATAAGCTGTCTTTCTCACCTCGCTTTCGTGAGGTTGGACGGACTCGCCCTGTGAAGTCACCAGTTTAGGATCTAGAGCAACCTGAAGTGCATCCGATAAAAAATTAAATGCCGACACAACGATGACAATCGCCAGCCCAGGTGCCAACATTAATTCAGGTCTGGAGAACATCACTTCTCTCGCTTCATTAAGCATCATCCCCCACTCTGCATGAGGGGCCTGGATACCCAGCCCTAGGAAG
It includes:
- a CDS encoding GNAT family N-acetyltransferase, with protein sequence MTEHYRLATLEDAESLLAVTLDAYETIRALNIPFPAGHATLEVIQNNVTQHECYVLEEDGQIIATVTLDRAQDVRRQAISSYPFIRWFAVSPNHKGKGYGSRLLDWVEKEVILNKLDAPAVYLATATRHPWLAPMYERKGYTPFHTQVVQTPDASEEIVFMIKVLDPKRYHAQSVQTG
- the modB gene encoding molybdate ABC transporter permease subunit, yielding MNVNAIDWSVFWSPVRLSLQVALLSSVIAAVLGIAVAWKMSRASFRGKIFLETFFMLPLVLPPTVVGFLLLVLLGRKSLLGQWIEAIFSAPVIFSWWAAVIAAVVVAFPLVYQTMKSGFSGIDRDLEAAGRSIGANEWQVFWYISLPLAGRALMTAFILGFARALGEFGATLMIAGNIPGKTQTVPTAIYVAVDSGNQTMAWAWTCTIVVISFIMLFLTRQSRSNND
- the modA gene encoding molybdate ABC transporter substrate-binding protein produces the protein MRKRIGYVLGSMSLGLALVLSGCGASTDTPDTSSATDSTASNTATSGESSATENVDPQETVDLTISAAASLTDAMKEIETNFEAANPNINLNFNFGASGALQQQIEQGAPSDIFVSAASKNMNALVEENLIAEADQQNLLQNSLVAVVSADRADEVSTESDLTSDTIKTIAIGIPESVPAGTYAKEALTNAKLWDQLESKLVQGKDVRQVLQYVETGNADAGFVYKTDALTSDQVKIAFEVDKTSYTPANYPVGIIEGTKHRTEAEQFYTYLQSPEVLDVFAKYGFSIPE
- a CDS encoding helix-turn-helix transcriptional regulator — encoded protein: MTEEQSYTTEEISKLLKISKLTVYDLIKKGDLVAYRVGKQMRVDATDLEAYKHRSKQLQSGVNRTASADSAARSQDSSEKGKDSINMDSTLHPVHAPSSSSTVTAYPPVNAQQNHLSARHLVITGQDVSLDILMRHMEKQTQNIRPLRSFMGSLDGLISMYRGESDLVSTHLLDGDTGEYNLPYIRKILIGWSYVVVNLLSRPAGLYVPRGNPRGLKDWSDLNQPGLRLANREKGSGARVLLDEQLRLHGISPSQLTGYDIEETSHMGVAAKVSTGEADIGVGIEKAVRLIGQVDFIPLVQEQYDLVMLRKQGNEAWVDSVLRILQSSEFRQELQTFEGYDVSRTGEILYEV
- a CDS encoding DUF3024 domain-containing protein; the encoded protein is MLDSFTVWRIESVLNGYIHEKVPAPLRTMVKLTYRVHQNELILTEERPAEERYRWDKLDIARFEWDEHRWKVFAKDEHDRWNTVDAIEPCQHFEDLLEQVERDEAGVFWR
- the rpsN gene encoding 30S ribosomal protein S14, encoding MAKKSKVVREKKRQAIVARYAELRRELKEKGDYEALQKLPRNASPTRLKNRCEVTGRPRGYLRKFKVSRIVFRELAHKGQIPGVTKSSW
- a CDS encoding MFS transporter, which produces MTSHEKLNPASLSFFRFYMLAFLFFAANAALTIILPLRSEAAGLNQAEIGLMMGAYMFTCMLLRPFAAQLLGKYGPLRVMKGLLLLHAGTLLLFVVFGVEAYLWLRALQGVATAFFSMTMQAGIVEKLEDKDRAQGLSMYTLFTMVPTLVIPILAIQIWENANDLWFTVLILGLAVLPLLIGYSVDLPQSTVQNKSYTLGDMLRSFSGIWRSTPLLISSIVMLFASCVFGATATFLPLYMVSTGAASAGLFLTIQGLVVILCRFILRKKIPSDGSWSTWLMAGLLLSAALGTQLLSLLETIGPLVYLSAVFSGFAVALLYPTLTTYLSFVLPADSRYVLMGIFMSSYDLGFSLGGLAMGIIVQVSSYSVMFMICTLFSVVALVLVVLFRQRMEAGNSDRSVVAN
- a CDS encoding MFS transporter, with translation MSGAMSWPFLRLYILVLLYFSANAILNVIIPLQGEFLGASSTTIGLIMGAYMFTTMFFRPWAGKIIQKHGPINILRLILIINGLALVLYTFTGLGGYLLARILQGISTAFFSMALQIGIIDALPEKDRSQGISYYSLFSYIPGIVGPVLALGIWQAGGMDYFTVVLIGIAICTGVFGYTAKIEKNKAQPEGNAQDQSVSMWESFGQLVKNSHLFRCSVLMLSASIVFGAITTFIPLYASQIPSGNAGIYLMLQAGTVVLARIVLRKRIPSDGRWHAPFIMGTMFLLAVAALCVSLSITGGILLFYVGAILMGIAQAILYPTLTTYLSFVLPQLNRNVLIGLFIATADLGISLGGVIMGPLADLFSYSMMYMICAILGAVMIVFAYERRNAVTGTSVS
- a CDS encoding ABC transporter ATP-binding protein; the encoded protein is MLKVDGVGKSYNQGGLFSKQRQQILSNVTFECKQGECLGIIGESGSGKSTLGRLILGIERPDRGLIQFEGRNVCDRRVRIGNISAVFQNYTSSMNPFLTVEDAIMEPIQALKKSGQDIAGKVDLLLTQVGLDSTYRSKYPHELSGGEAQRVCIARAISTSSRCIVLDEAISSLDVSVQIQVLQLLKELKDIYQMSYVFITHDIQAAAYICDRVIIFRAGQIEEIIPTEQLKDVQSDYAKKLLKHLITF
- a CDS encoding ABC transporter ATP-binding protein translates to MNIVEVKHLKVWDTNTGKIIIHDSSFQVRQGSCMAIVGESGSGKSVTCRALMRLNKPWIRQSGTMLFQGEDLNVLTEQEMRRKRGKQLCMILQNGMSAFDPSCVIGVHIRETLQQHFDWNAREIERRICHAMESVMLKNPPEILNQYPYQLSGGMLQRIMIALALVLEPALIIADEPTTALDTISQYEVVEQLIQLRQRIGCSMIFISHDLGVVKKIADDVIVMKDGMIVERGSMQSVLTEPAHAYTQYLVSTRLELSNHFKTLMQEGS